A window of the Mesotoga prima MesG1.Ag.4.2 genome harbors these coding sequences:
- a CDS encoding ABC transporter ATP-binding protein yields MDNILTVENLKLYYYTSKGVVKAVDDISFTLKKGETLGLVGESGCGKTTTGFALLKMPTPPGKIVGGRIEVDGIDITPLRENEMRRNIRWEKISMVFQGAMNTLTPVYTIGKQMMETLQEHREMERDEARKRIEKYLNLVGLSGDIVKRYPHELSGGMKQRIAIATALFLEPKVIICDEPTTALDVIVQAQIINLLKDLKEKLDLSFIFITHDLATEAEVSDRIAVMYAGKIVEIGTNQQIYGEQGPCHPYTKNLLAATPRLHERVSELSFIPGAPPDLLEPPSGCRFHPRCSLAMDKCKEEEPPLIEIEDEHMVACWRCEKR; encoded by the coding sequence ATGGATAACATATTGACTGTAGAAAACCTCAAGCTTTACTACTACACGAGCAAAGGTGTCGTGAAGGCAGTTGACGACATCTCCTTCACACTGAAGAAGGGGGAAACTCTTGGCCTCGTTGGAGAGTCTGGCTGCGGAAAGACAACTACAGGCTTCGCCCTTCTCAAGATGCCCACTCCCCCGGGTAAGATTGTCGGAGGAAGAATAGAGGTAGACGGTATCGACATTACTCCCCTGCGTGAGAATGAAATGAGAAGGAATATACGCTGGGAGAAGATTTCCATGGTATTCCAGGGCGCAATGAATACCCTCACTCCCGTTTACACAATAGGCAAACAGATGATGGAGACTTTACAGGAACACAGAGAGATGGAGAGAGACGAGGCGAGAAAGAGAATAGAGAAGTATCTCAACCTCGTTGGACTCTCAGGCGATATAGTGAAGAGATATCCCCATGAACTCTCGGGAGGAATGAAACAGAGAATCGCCATCGCTACCGCCCTCTTTCTGGAACCCAAGGTGATAATCTGTGATGAACCCACGACCGCTCTGGATGTTATTGTACAGGCCCAGATAATAAACCTTCTAAAAGACTTAAAGGAAAAACTCGACCTTTCATTCATCTTCATAACTCACGACCTTGCAACAGAGGCAGAGGTTTCAGACAGGATAGCGGTGATGTATGCAGGAAAGATAGTGGAGATAGGAACAAATCAACAGATATACGGAGAACAGGGTCCCTGTCATCCATATACGAAAAACTTGCTCGCCGCCACTCCAAGACTACATGAAAGGGTGAGTGAACTCTCGTTCATCCCGGGTGCTCCTCCGGACTTGCTAGAGCCTCCTTCTGGCTGTAGATTCCATCCCAGATGTTCCCTGGCCATGGATAAGTGCAAAGAAGAAGAACCACCCCTAATAGAGATAGAAGATGAACACATGGTGGCCTGCTGGAGGTGTGAGAAGAGATGA